From Paraglaciecola sp. L1A13:
GGCGATGACGGGACTCAAAGGGGTACCGCCCATCGAAGTCTATCAGATTGGCGAAGCTTACTTTGTTAAAGACGGTAATCATCGAGTATCGGTGGCCCGGGAAATGGGATTCAGTCATTTTCAGGCTTACGTTACCCAAGTGCGGACTAAAGTGCCCTTGGCGCTAGATGTGGAGCCTGACGAACTGATCCTTAAGGCCGAGCTTGCTGAGTTCCTCGAGAAAACACGTCTCGATCACATTCGTCCTGGCGCTGACTTGACCGTGACCGTTCCTGGCCAGTACGTCGCTTTGTTCGAGCATATCAATGTTCATCGTTATTATATGGGGCTCGAACAACGTCGAGAAATTACCTACGCCGAAGCGGTGATGCATTGGTATGATACCCTCTACCAACCCGTTGTTGACATCATTCATAAGCAGGGGATGCTGCAGGAATTTTCTGGACGCACTGATACCGACCTCTATCTATATATCACTCAGCACAGATCTGAACTCGAAGAACGCTTGGGATGGGATATTACCGCAGAAACTGCCGCCAGTGATATTGAACCCCGCTCATCTGGTTATAGGCCGACCAGCGAACCTATGCGTAATATTTATAAACACCAAGGTAATTCAAAACCACAATCTGCATTGGTCAAAGGTCGCTTGTTTGTCGATATACTGGTGGCGATCGACGGTTGTGACAGCGGCTGGAGCAGTCTGGCCCATGCAGCGCTGATTGCTCAGCGTGAAAATGGTGCCCGCTTGCATGGTCTACATATCGTTCCTGCACGAAGCGAACGTCAAGGACCGAAGATGGAAGAACTGCAAAACAATTTCAGTGACCGTTGCCGCAAATTGGATTTGTCTGGTCGACTAGCGATTGATGCGGGTAAGCGTATTAGACGGATCTGTCAACGTGCTCGCTATACTGATTTAACGGTAATATGTTTTACCGGTGGACAGGCTGAGACCAAGCTCGGTGAGGGTCTGCGCACTTTGTTACGTTCCTGCCCACGACCTGTTTTAGTGGTAACCCAGGAAGAATCTCCTTTGGATAGGATATTGCTAGCATATGACGGCAGTGGTCTAGCCAGAGAGGCGCTTTATACTGCCGCCTATCTGGCCGGTCAGTGGGGCATAAAACTAGCGGTGCTTACCGTTCACGACGAGCAGGTCTCGGCGGATAAAATTCAGCAACGGGCCCGTCATTATTTGGAGTCTCACGGCATTGAAGCAATTTATATAATTGAGAAAAAAGTCGCCATTGTCCAAGCAATCCTTAATACAGCTAAAGAACAGAATAGTAATCTGATCCTTATGGGGGCACATGGCAGGAATGCACCTTGGTATATCAATGTTGGTAGTGCAGTGGCACCGGTATTGCAAAAAAGCAATCTACCTGTGCTGATCTGCGGATAGCCAGCTATGTTGAATATTGTCAGCGATACCCGTCCCGGATATGGTGAAAACGAGGATGTATTTATGGTGCAATGGCACCCCAAAGCACCAGAGTTGTTACTCGTTGCGATTGCCGACGGGCAAGGGGGACAACCGGGCGCTAAGGTCGCCGCGCAACAAGCTTGTCGATTAATATTGCAAGCCGCTGCTGATAGCAGGCCTTGGAGCCTGTTGTGGACACAAAAATGGGAGCGGTTGTTGGGGCGAACCGACCGGGCGTTGCGGGCAGACGCTGACGCTGGGTTTACCACTTTGATAGCATTCGCGGTAAAGCGTAATAGGCTATTTGGGGCAGCATGCGGTGACAGCGCTTTAATGGCTGTCACTGCCCGCGATGTTCAGGTTTTGACCAAAGGACAAATGAAGAATCCTCCTGTGGGATCAGGTCGCGCTGCAGCGTTTGGTTTCAAATTCCCCTTGGCGCCCCCTTGGACAATACTAGCTATGACTGACGGGGTGTGGAAGTTTGCGGGTTGGGACCAGATACGGGAAAAAGCGATAGAGGTTAGGGATCCTCAGGCAATGATCGAATCGATTAGAGGGGCGGCGATACGTTCCGCTGGGAGTCTGCAGGACGATTTCACCCTAGTAGTGATCCAGGAAGACGGGGAGTCGCAAACTGACTAAATTGGTTATAGCTGGGATAGACAGGTCATAGCGATACAACAAAGTCGCTTGGTGTTAACAGAAGAACTTAAAAGGTTTCAACATCTGCAAAATAATGGCTGAATTGCGCGATACATTTTATCGGTATCAGGCTTTAGTTTAGGGGGGATATCGATTCGCTGATCAATAAAAGTCCTCGTTCTGCACATATAAAAATAGCGTAGACAAAGTGACAGAGCAGTCTGTGATTAAACCCATATCGAATACGCAACGAAATATTTTAAAGCTATCATAAATGAAATAAATGCGCCTCAGATTTCCAAAGCGCATTTAAAAGGGTAGTGAGTGACAAAGCTGTGAACCTGAGAGCCTTATAATCCAGCTAAGTTTAAGCTTAGAAGGTAGCTAGGAACTTCGCGTAGTAGTAACCACCTTGCCAATCAACGACTGAACCAGAACTATAGACCCGACCACAACACGCGTCGCCTGACGTTGCGTCACTAACCTTATCTGGGTAGTTGTCAAAAAGGTTCCGTACACCCAATACAAACGATAGGTCATTTGTCATATGGTAAGTGCCTTCTAGGTCAAACATGTACTCATCACCATATGTCTGCTTCGCCGTATCTGACCAGATGATATCGCCATTGTCGTCGGTATCAACAGAGTCGATATTTTCGTATTCTCCGTAATAGCTTACACGCGCGGTTATTTGGAAATCATCTAAAGTATGTGCAACCGAAAATACGCCACGTGTTTTTGGTGTACCGTTTTCAAAGTCATACATAGATTCTGCGTTCAAATAATCACTAGGATCCGAATCAAACTCTGTAGTGTTATAGTTAACACTAACGGTGAATTTGGTATCACCATATTCAGATTCCATGTTGTAAGCGGCAACGAAATCTACACCTTCTGTTACTGTATCAAATGCATTTTGGAAATAGATAACCGCACCAATTGAATCAGCAGTTACTTGGTCCGTTGCAGCAAGAAGAGCAAGGTAGTTAGTGTATGCCTCGCTATCACCATCTTCGTCAGATGAAATATCTAAACTGGATATGGCATACAAGCGATCTTCAATAAGGATGTTGTAGTAATCAAGTGTTGCTGAGAAGTTACCTGCTGTGTAAGTTAACCCTAACGTTACGTTGGTTGATTTTTCAGCTTTGAGATCTTCCGCCCCCAATGCTTGAGCAACAGTGCTGGTCGCAGGGAATAGACCTTGTGCTACAGGATAACCATTGGGCAATGTTGTTGAAACGTTTGTCGTACCTTGTTGGCCTGGCGTCGGTGCACGGAAACCTGTACCGAAAGAACCACGAATACCGAGCTCGTCAGTTACTTGGTAAATTCCCGCTAATTTGTATACTAGCTCTGAACCAAAATCAGAATAGTCTTCATAGCGAAGTGATGCTTGAGCAAAGAACTTGTCAGTGATATCGCCACTTACGTCACCATAAACTGAGTATGAATCACGGTTATAATCGCCGGAGTATTCAGGATCATAGCCAGGGAAACCGTTAGAGCCGACGCCCATAATTTGATAAACCGCATCATCACTATCAGAACAATCTAATGTTGAACCGGTCGCAATGACTGCGATGCCTGCATCAGATGTTGAGCCATTGTCACAGAATCCCCAAGGATCTGAGACAGAGTAGGTGCTAGCAGTGTATGAATCTACTTCGCCGGGACTGATATCATAGGTTTCATCCATATAACTTAGACCAAACGCAACGACATATTGATTAATGTCATAGAAGAAATCGGCTTGGAATTGCACTTCTTCGTTAGATAAGGAACCAGGACTAAATTTAGTAGGTGTAGCATTGCCCATTGAAGGGTTTATGGTATTTTCTAAGGTATATTCAATTTCATCATAGCCGTAACGACCACTTAGGTCATAGCTTAGGCCACTATCCAGCTCACCTTTGCCACCAAATACTAAAGAGTAGTCGGTAATTTCACCCCTAAATTTAGGGGTAAAGCCGCCTGGGAATATTTCAGTAGGGTTCCAAATAGAACCATCTTCTAAACGAATATCTTCCATGGTGCCGTTGCCAGGGTACCGATAGAAGAAGTTAGTTGAGCCGTCACTCCATGAATAGTTACCAAAAGCATATAAGTCTAGATTGCTATTGATGGTATAGCCCGTATTAAAGAATAAGCGCGCAGCTTCTGTTTCTGGTTGACCCCAAGGCTGAACATGGTCTGTACCGTAAAGTTCTTGTGACGCAGAGGTCGCTGCGGCTTGATATTCTGCAGATTGATCAGTTACACAGAACCAGCTTTCACAATATTGTTCTGAACGATCTGTTCGTTCTTGGTCAACGTATTCGGCAGAAATACTGAGGAAGCCATCTTGGCCTAGTGAGAAACCTTTGTTGCCACCAATCGTGATTTGCTGGCCATCACCTTCAAAATATTGGCCGATTTCAGAGCTGAATGATCCACCTTCAGTATTATCTTTAAGGTTGAAGTTGATAACACCTGCTATGGCATCAGAACCATACTGTGCGGCTGCACCATCACGTAAAACTTCGATACCTTTGATTGCTGCGGTTGGAATTGTTGCTAAATCTGGACCTTGCGTACCTGAACCACCTGTTGAAACAAGTGCGGAACGATGACGACGCTTTGAGTTAATCAGTACTAAGGTTTTGTCGGTAGGAAGACCACGTAAGCTAGCTGGACGAATAAATGACGCACCATCAGATATGGGCTGTCTACTTACAGTGTACGAAGGAACCAGCGTCATCATGATGTCATTCATGTCAGAAAACGACACGGATGTAATTTCATCTTGACTGATTACGTCAACAGGAACAGGGGAACTCGTTACTGAACGTGGGGCACCACGAGCGCCAACAACGGCGATTTTCTCCATAATTTCTTCAGCTTCTTCTGCAATAGCAGAGCTTGCCAGTGGTATCGTTAGCGCATAACTGGCTAGACCAGCCAGTACCGCTGCATTAATCTTTTTGAGTTTCATCATGTGTTCCTAAATGGCCTTAATTTTTTTTGTTTTTTTGTAGTACATTTCATAAGGCGGTTAAATAACTACTTTCCTCGGGTTCACCAAAAATGGCTAGCTAGAGCACCATAAGTAAGCAGCTTAACTTGCATGACTTACGCTTTGCTGGAGCTTCTTGCCATAAAAAGACTAAGAAAAATGGCAGCCGCACGGAAGATAAAAGATTGGTGAGGGTTATCGCAAAAGTATTCACCCAACAGGAAAGCTATTTAAAAACAATAGGTTAAATCATTTCAAAAAGATTCATTATTTTATTAATAAAAGCTGTGTAACATTTTCATTACAAGTATTTCAGTTTAAAGATTTAATCTTGGTGTAAAAAATGCTTATTTTACAATTATTTAGAGTTAAAAATGCCGATTCAACAAGAATGTAATTAAATTAGTGTAAGGGAGTTTGTTGGTAAACGCTTCATTTAGCCTTATCCGGGAGGATAGCAGTCGGTGAATTCAAAACAGTTACAGTATTTTTTAGTGAGTGTTCAAAAGGGTAGTATTGCGGCAGCAGCTCGCGATTTAGATATTGCCCAACCCGCAATTAGCCAACAATTGGCCAATCTTGAAAGAGAAATGGGCACTAAATTGTTGGAACGGAGTTTCCGTGGTGTTACTTTGACGCCTGCTGGTAATGTCTTCATAAAACATGCCCGCAAACTCAGCGAAGATATCAATGCCGCTAAGATGGAATTGCAACAACTAGCTGCAAGTAAGTTAGGAAAAGTGCGAGTTGGGATGTTGCCTTCTATTGGAAACGTGCTGTCGATGCCGCTGATTGCCGAAGTCAATCGTTGGCACCCACACCTTAAAATCGAAATAAGTACAGGCCCCTCATATGCGGTAAAAGAATGGTTACAGTCTAATCAAGTCGATATTGCCCTAACCTATGAGCAAGAAGTTGATCCCGGTTTTATGGTGACAGAACCACTTATCGAAGAGTGTATGTACCTTGTCGTTGGTGTGAGCGATAGTGCCGAAAACTATCAGCAATTACGCGAGCGCGATTCAGTTAACTTTTGGGAATTGAGTCAATTTGAATTATTAACACCAGGATTGAAGGATGCCCTTGGCAGGCTCATTGATAAGTATGAGCGCCAAACCGGTGTCGCATTAAAGCACGACAAAGCTTATTCAGGTCAGTTAATGACAGGATTGCGTCAAGTGATTCAGGGCGAAGGACTTATGATTCTGCCTTCTTCAGCCATGTATCATCTGGAGGAGAGTAATGTGATAAAAACGATTAAAATAGTACAGCCTGAAATGAAACGCTTAGTCATTGCTGCGACCAATAACAGTTTGGCTATGTCTGACGCCACTATGCGTATGCTTGATATTATTAAACGCGTGACGACACTAGAGCAGTCTTTGCAACATTGGCGCGGAGAGTTGATTCATTCCCCCGTTGCTGCTGTTACTAATATTAAAGCGAATACTATTGTACCAAACAGAATGGTCGTAGTTTAATTTGTTGAATATTTGCCTGTCTCAAGTACGGTAAATAATATGGAAAATTCATTCTGGTATTGCATGACGTTTCAGCGCATATATAGACTTTAATACAAGAATAACCGCACCCAAAATCATACATTCATCTGCTCATTTATAGTTGTATTCGAAGTCATATCTATTTTGGGTTTAACCTCTTTTGGTGAATACTACAGCGAGTTATGACTACGCTTTTAAGAATAGCAGATTTAACATGTTGAGGGGGAATATGAGAGCAGAATTACGAGCGAAGATAATCGATGTGTGTGATAAAAAAATTGACAGTAAAGGCGGTAATGTCGGCCTTTCCTTTTATGCTTTTTTTACCAATAAAAATGATAATCCTGAGTTATTGATGGAAGCGGCAACGTGGTGGATACAAACCCATGCGTTGGATCATTTTGTGAAAGCACAAAAAATTAAACAAATGGTGCAAGACGGGCTTTAGATAGGTTGTTTGCATAAATAATGACGTCGATATAATACTTATCATCTTTATCGTTCAATAGTCCGAGGAATGAATACTAAGGCAGCTAAGGTCTGCCATAAACGTCTTAAAAAAACGACTAGCGATGATTGCTAGCCGTTAATGATGGGGCATTTACAGTGGTAAATCTTCATTTAGCTCGAATTGATCCAAGGCTTCTAACGCTTCACAACCGTATACCATTGACGGCCCGCCGCCCATCAATATTGCTACGCCTATTGTTTCAACTATTTCTTGTCTATTAGCACCTGCCTTTAAGGCATCATGAACGTGAAACGCAATACAACCGTTACAACGCACTGATATCGCAATACTCAAGCAAATTAATTCTTTTGTTTTGCCGTCTAAGGCACCTTTGCTCACTGCGTTAACGTGTAATTCGCCGAAGCCGGCCATTGTTTCTGGAATTTCAGCGATTAATTTTGCACTGAGTTCTTGCAATTTTTGATAGGTATTTATGTGATCAGTTGGTTGCATTGCGGTTTCCATTTAAAGTTGATTTTAAACTGTGTTATACAATCACTTCGCCTCAGATAATCCCATTTATTACGTTGAGCATTTGTGGCACGCTTTAACAGGGATCGTACCTGTCATGTGCTTAATGAAATGAATCACTGGGCGTCTAAGCTTCTTACCAATTGTCAAGGGAACGCATAAATACACATTTATTCCCAAACCTACATTTTAAATTATTTTTTGAAATAAATTGCTGACGTGTATCATGTTCATCGTTGGCACTTAAACTGCGTAAGTAGCGAATTAAGTATGGAGCATTTCGCTATTAACCAATTGATGATGATCAACAACGTAGGAATATAAAGATAAAACTATTTTCGGCATTACCTGAAACAACAATAGTATGGCACCTCATCTTGGCGTGATGTCGCGCTATTCGGTTACGCCGATTAGGGCTTCAAAACCACCCACTAAATCAGACAATTCTTCATCAATCGCTCCTTGTCGTCGGCGATGATACTGGCGTGATAATAGACTTTGAATTTCTTCAATATTTTTTTCAGCGCGTTGCATGGCGATAAGCCGACTAGCATTTTCGCTGGCCAATGATTCAATGCTGGCACGGTACAATGAGGTAAAGAGATATTCACCGATTAAGGCACCAAAGGTAATTTCTGTGTTGGCTAATAATTGTGGTCGGCAGGAAGTTGGCCAAGGCTCGGCTAAAATCGTCTGTTGCCATACGTTATCTAAGGGTAAAATACGTTGGCACGTAGGCTCGTATTGCGCATTAGCAAGTGTGCGATTAAAGAACAAATACACCTCTTGAAGTTGGTTGGTTTGTTGTTGTAAGTGGATTTCTTGCAAAATGTCTGTGACTAATGTGGTCACTGAGTCGATGGAGTTAGGTAATGTGAACCGACGTTGTAGCGGATACTCGAAATCTTCGAGATGGGCTTGGATACGCTCACCTACGGTCCATATAAGTTTATCGCCGGCCATGTTGGCTATGTTAGTTGTCATAAATGACACTAAAGTGTCATTAAATTGGCCTACCAACCCTTGATCAGAGCCTATAACAATAATACCTGTCTTACTTTTTTTAGCGGTTGTTGAGGAATGTTTAAAATGCGCTGATGCAACTTGTTTACCTACGTTGCGAAAGTACGCCATTAACCCCAATTGTACCGTGCGATAGTAATCATCAAGGGCATGAACGGCATTTTCATACTGATTGATATTCGCCGCGGCCATGGCTTTCATCGTACGCACAACTGATTTTAAATCACCGGCGCTATTGATTTTATGCTGTAAACCACTACTCGATTCACTCATGTGTACCCGCACTTATTGGTTGCGTCTTAAGAGGCAATTGTGGATCTGTAAGCATAAAGGGCTGCAATACTGTTTTCACCATGTTGAGCACTTGTTGTTTATTGTCATCAGTTAAACTGTCCGCTTGTTCTAAGCACGCCACTATAGGTGGTGACAGCGAGGCTAAGCCAGCAACAACCGCTGTCTGAGCCTCATTGATGGAGGACAGTGATATTGTATCGAAAAGGCCATTGGTTAATGTTAGCAATATCACGATTTGCGCAGCCACTGGTAAAGGACGAGATTCAGCCTGTTTAAGGCAAGCCCGTATGCGTTGACCATGTTCGATGGTCAGTAAACTATTAGCGTCTAAACGCGCACCAAAGCGGGCGAAGCTTTCTAATTCTTCAAATTGGGCATAGGCTAACTTCAACGCCCCAGATACTTTTCTAAACCCTGCGCGTTGGGCTTTACCACCGACTCGTGAAACAGATTTCCCTACATCAACGGCCGGCAACACTCCAAGGGCAAATAATGTTGGCGACAAGTAAATTTGTCCATCGGTGATTGATATTAAATTAGTCGGAATATAGGCCGACATATTCTGTTCTTCTGTTTCAATAATGGGCAATGCAGTAAGTGAGCCGCCACCATTTTCATCATTTAGGTGGGTGGAGCGCTCAAGTAATCGCGAGTGAAGATAAAATATATCACCGGGAAATGCTTCACGTCCCGGAGGTCTGCGTAGTAGTAATGATAACTCTCGGTATGAGCGGGCATGCTGTGTTAAATCGTCATACACGATGAGCACGTCTTTGCCGCTGCTCATGAAAAACTCACCAATAGTGGTCGCGGCATAAGGGGCTATATAATCAAGCCCAGGCGGATCGTTACCTTCAGTTACCATTACCACAGTATAATCAAAGGCATTGTGAAGTTTTAAGGTAGCCAGTATTTTTGCAACTGAAGCCGCTTTTTGACCTATTGCACAATAAACACATATCACGTCTTTGCCTTTTTGATTGAGAATGGTATCAATGGCAATGGAGGTTTTACCCGTTTGTCGGTCACCCATTATCAGCTCACGTTGGCCACGCCCAATGGGTAAAAGGGCATCTAATACCTTTAGGCCGGTTTGTAATGGTTCAGTTACGGGAGAACGGGCCATTATCGCCGGAGCGGGACGTTCAATAGGCATGCGCTGGGTACTGAATATTTGGCCTTTACCGTCAAGTGCGCGCCCGATGGGGTCAATCACTCGTCCAATTAGATCATTACCTACGGCAACGTCCATTACACGGCCAGTGCGCAGCACTTCATCCCCTGCATTTAACAGGCTATAATCGCCGAGCATGATTACGCCAATTTCATGCTCATCAATATTAAAGGCAATGCCGTGAATATTACCAGGGAAGAGTAATAATTCTTCAAAACCTGCGCCAGGCAAGCCGTCAACAATAGCTACGCCCGCTGAAACGCTTTTAACTGTTCCTATTTCTTGCAATCCGCAGCTTGGTTGTGCTGTCTCGCGACTATGCTTGAATTGTTCAAATAGCTGTTGATAGCTTTGTTTTAATTCGTTTTCAAAGCTGAGTTTCATGCAATTTCCTTGTTCCCAGTGCGTTGATTCTACGCACGTTAGTTTGCTGACTCCGCGTGTTCATCGGTATTGTTATTAGAGGGCGATAAATCGAGAGCCGCTTCAACTTGCTGCTGTAATTCGGTTAAATAGTTTTGTGCACTCCAGGATATTTTCCAGCCATTAAGCGTGAGTTCTACACCGGTGATAAGTTGCGGCACTAGACTTTGCGTAACCTCGATTGTCTGTTGTTTATCTGTAACAAATTTGTCTTGCAGACAATGTTGCAGGCGCGATAATTGAACATTGCTCAAGGAAAAAACACTGCGAACCAAAACACGGTTGCCACTGTTGACCAATGCATGTTTGAGTTCTGAACTTTGATTTTCTTCTAAGGTGTTAAGACGCTGAATAAGCTTTTCAAACAGCATGCTCTCGAGTTCGTTATCTGCTAAATCACCAAGTACTTTGCGACATAGGGCATACACTTCGCGCATACTTTCTTGCAACACGTCTTGCCTTGACTGTGAAATTTCTTGTTGCATGGCTGCTAAGCGTTTTTTCAATAAAATATCAGCACTTTGACGTGCTTCATCGAGTATGTTTTTCGCGGTTAATTCGGCTTCTTTTTTGGCGCTGGCAACGATTTTAGTGCCTTGTTGCTCAATAGAATTGAGACTTTTCTCATACTGGTTTTGCAATTCCAAAGCTTGCTTTTTCTTATTATCGGCGTCAGCGAGAACGCCTGCTATTTTACTTTCTCTGGCATCTAACCCGTCGATAATGGGGCGATATAAAAAGCGTTTAAGCAACCATAAAAGGATTAAAAAGTTAATCGCTTGGGCTATAACGGTGAACCAATCTATCGGCATGGACTAGCCTCCACTTTGTGCAATAAAGTGGTTCCAAAAAGGATTACTAAACAACACGATCATCGAGACAACAAAACAATAAATTGCTGTGGATTCGATCATCGCTAACCCCACAAATAAGGTGCGAGTGATGGTCGAAGATGCATCAGGTTGTTGTGCCAAAGCATTGAGTGCGCTGGCCACTGCTGAACCTTCAGCCAGTGATGGGCCTAATACACCTATGCTGATCGTCAGGCCAGCGGTAATGATTGAGCACATTGCTATCAAGGTTAGACTATCCATTATTTTTCCTTCGGTGTCATTGGTTTAGGCGGATGTAGTGTAAGAGATTGATGTTTGTTTATGACGCTGGCTGCCGCGATATACACAGAAGCTAATACAAAAAATATATAGGCTTGAACCATGCCAGTGAGTAGGCCGAGAATAGACATAATAACCGGAAATATTAGTGGAGAAATGACCAGTAATATGGCGATGATCATTGCGCCACTCATCATATTGCCGAATAAGCGTACGGCTAGAGCTAACGTGCGTGACAACTCACCAATAATGTTAAAGGGCAACATAAATAGCGTCGGTTGGGTGTACGACAACAAGTACTCTTTGAGTCCTTTGTTTTTGATCCCGTAAAAGGGTACCGAAATAAATACACAGAAAGCCAATGCCACAGTCGTCGATAAAGAGCCCGTTGGGGGCTCAAAATTAGGGATAATGGTCAGCAAGTTGGTCATAGCAATAAATAGAAATAAGGTGCCAAGAAACCCCATGTATTGTTTAGGCTTGGCTAAACCCGCCTCCGCAATTTGTTGCATAATAGTGATGACGATAATTTCTAGACCGTTTTGCCAACGAGAACGGTGCACTTTTCTATTTAATTTTCGGGTGATTAAGTATGCACTAATGACTAAAACAAGCATTACTGCCCACGTAAAAACCAGCGTGGCATTAAGTTTGATAAAACCATACTGCCAGTAGATTATTTCGTCAGGGCTAATGTGCATTACTAATAGCCTTTTTCTCTAGTTGATTTTTATCTGTCTTAGCGAGGCATTTTGTCATAAATATGCGACCTATTATAAAGCCAATCAAACTCGCCACAAGTCGCCACATGTCGTTGTCGGATATCCAGTAAAATACCGAAACTGCTGTGCCCATACGCGCTAATATACCGCCTAAAAACCACACTGCTGGGTGATCAGATTTCAAGCCTTTATCTACCGTTAGCCACAAAACGTAAAAAAAACAACAGCCCAAGACTATTCCTACCATAAAAGGAAATATCAAATTCAACATATGAGGTTCGAAATTACTCATCATTATCGTCACTGTTCCTATCGTCGTTATGCATTGCCGC
This genomic window contains:
- a CDS encoding PP2C family serine/threonine-protein phosphatase codes for the protein MLNIVSDTRPGYGENEDVFMVQWHPKAPELLLVAIADGQGGQPGAKVAAQQACRLILQAAADSRPWSLLWTQKWERLLGRTDRALRADADAGFTTLIAFAVKRNRLFGAACGDSALMAVTARDVQVLTKGQMKNPPVGSGRAAAFGFKFPLAPPWTILAMTDGVWKFAGWDQIREKAIEVRDPQAMIESIRGAAIRSAGSLQDDFTLVVIQEDGESQTD
- a CDS encoding alternate F1F0 ATPase, F1 subunit alpha, translated to MKLSFENELKQSYQQLFEQFKHSRETAQPSCGLQEIGTVKSVSAGVAIVDGLPGAGFEELLLFPGNIHGIAFNIDEHEIGVIMLGDYSLLNAGDEVLRTGRVMDVAVGNDLIGRVIDPIGRALDGKGQIFSTQRMPIERPAPAIMARSPVTEPLQTGLKVLDALLPIGRGQRELIMGDRQTGKTSIAIDTILNQKGKDVICVYCAIGQKAASVAKILATLKLHNAFDYTVVMVTEGNDPPGLDYIAPYAATTIGEFFMSSGKDVLIVYDDLTQHARSYRELSLLLRRPPGREAFPGDIFYLHSRLLERSTHLNDENGGGSLTALPIIETEEQNMSAYIPTNLISITDGQIYLSPTLFALGVLPAVDVGKSVSRVGGKAQRAGFRKVSGALKLAYAQFEELESFARFGARLDANSLLTIEHGQRIRACLKQAESRPLPVAAQIVILLTLTNGLFDTISLSSINEAQTAVVAGLASLSPPIVACLEQADSLTDDNKQQVLNMVKTVLQPFMLTDPQLPLKTQPISAGTHE
- a CDS encoding universal stress protein, whose translation is MAMTGLKGVPPIEVYQIGEAYFVKDGNHRVSVAREMGFSHFQAYVTQVRTKVPLALDVEPDELILKAELAEFLEKTRLDHIRPGADLTVTVPGQYVALFEHINVHRYYMGLEQRREITYAEAVMHWYDTLYQPVVDIIHKQGMLQEFSGRTDTDLYLYITQHRSELEERLGWDITAETAASDIEPRSSGYRPTSEPMRNIYKHQGNSKPQSALVKGRLFVDILVAIDGCDSGWSSLAHAALIAQRENGARLHGLHIVPARSERQGPKMEELQNNFSDRCRKLDLSGRLAIDAGKRIRRICQRARYTDLTVICFTGGQAETKLGEGLRTLLRSCPRPVLVVTQEESPLDRILLAYDGSGLAREALYTAAYLAGQWGIKLAVLTVHDEQVSADKIQQRARHYLESHGIEAIYIIEKKVAIVQAILNTAKEQNSNLILMGAHGRNAPWYINVGSAVAPVLQKSNLPVLICG
- a CDS encoding DUF6500 family protein; this translates as MRAELRAKIIDVCDKKIDSKGGNVGLSFYAFFTNKNDNPELLMEAATWWIQTHALDHFVKAQKIKQMVQDGL
- a CDS encoding TonB-dependent siderophore receptor, coding for MKLKKINAAVLAGLASYALTIPLASSAIAEEAEEIMEKIAVVGARGAPRSVTSSPVPVDVISQDEITSVSFSDMNDIMMTLVPSYTVSRQPISDGASFIRPASLRGLPTDKTLVLINSKRRHRSALVSTGGSGTQGPDLATIPTAAIKGIEVLRDGAAAQYGSDAIAGVINFNLKDNTEGGSFSSEIGQYFEGDGQQITIGGNKGFSLGQDGFLSISAEYVDQERTDRSEQYCESWFCVTDQSAEYQAAATSASQELYGTDHVQPWGQPETEAARLFFNTGYTINSNLDLYAFGNYSWSDGSTNFFYRYPGNGTMEDIRLEDGSIWNPTEIFPGGFTPKFRGEITDYSLVFGGKGELDSGLSYDLSGRYGYDEIEYTLENTINPSMGNATPTKFSPGSLSNEEVQFQADFFYDINQYVVAFGLSYMDETYDISPGEVDSYTASTYSVSDPWGFCDNGSTSDAGIAVIATGSTLDCSDSDDAVYQIMGVGSNGFPGYDPEYSGDYNRDSYSVYGDVSGDITDKFFAQASLRYEDYSDFGSELVYKLAGIYQVTDELGIRGSFGTGFRAPTPGQQGTTNVSTTLPNGYPVAQGLFPATSTVAQALGAEDLKAEKSTNVTLGLTYTAGNFSATLDYYNILIEDRLYAISSLDISSDEDGDSEAYTNYLALLAATDQVTADSIGAVIYFQNAFDTVTEGVDFVAAYNMESEYGDTKFTVSVNYNTTEFDSDPSDYLNAESMYDFENGTPKTRGVFSVAHTLDDFQITARVSYYGEYENIDSVDTDDNGDIIWSDTAKQTYGDEYMFDLEGTYHMTNDLSFVLGVRNLFDNYPDKVSDATSGDACCGRVYSSGSVVDWQGGYYYAKFLATF
- a CDS encoding carboxymuconolactone decarboxylase family protein; the encoded protein is MQPTDHINTYQKLQELSAKLIAEIPETMAGFGELHVNAVSKGALDGKTKELICLSIAISVRCNGCIAFHVHDALKAGANRQEIVETIGVAILMGGGPSMVYGCEALEALDQFELNEDLPL
- a CDS encoding LysR family transcriptional regulator; this translates as MNSKQLQYFLVSVQKGSIAAAARDLDIAQPAISQQLANLEREMGTKLLERSFRGVTLTPAGNVFIKHARKLSEDINAAKMELQQLAASKLGKVRVGMLPSIGNVLSMPLIAEVNRWHPHLKIEISTGPSYAVKEWLQSNQVDIALTYEQEVDPGFMVTEPLIEECMYLVVGVSDSAENYQQLRERDSVNFWELSQFELLTPGLKDALGRLIDKYERQTGVALKHDKAYSGQLMTGLRQVIQGEGLMILPSSAMYHLEESNVIKTIKIVQPEMKRLVIAATNNSLAMSDATMRMLDIIKRVTTLEQSLQHWRGELIHSPVAAVTNIKANTIVPNRMVVV
- a CDS encoding F0F1 ATP synthase subunit gamma; its protein translation is MSESSSGLQHKINSAGDLKSVVRTMKAMAAANINQYENAVHALDDYYRTVQLGLMAYFRNVGKQVASAHFKHSSTTAKKSKTGIIVIGSDQGLVGQFNDTLVSFMTTNIANMAGDKLIWTVGERIQAHLEDFEYPLQRRFTLPNSIDSVTTLVTDILQEIHLQQQTNQLQEVYLFFNRTLANAQYEPTCQRILPLDNVWQQTILAEPWPTSCRPQLLANTEITFGALIGEYLFTSLYRASIESLASENASRLIAMQRAEKNIEEIQSLLSRQYHRRRQGAIDEELSDLVGGFEALIGVTE